From Stenotrophomonas maltophilia, a single genomic window includes:
- a CDS encoding type II toxin-antitoxin system RelE/ParE family toxin produces the protein MKIQRTRQFATWIDALKDVTGRARILARIGRLSEGHLGDHRYLADGVSELRIDVGPGYRVYYTQRGRQWVILLAGGDKGSRQRDIEKAREIARAL, from the coding sequence ATGAAGATCCAGCGTACCCGTCAGTTCGCGACATGGATTGACGCTCTCAAGGACGTAACCGGGCGCGCTCGCATCCTGGCCCGTATCGGTCGGCTCAGCGAAGGCCATCTGGGCGATCACCGCTATCTGGCCGATGGCGTTTCCGAACTGCGCATCGATGTGGGACCGGGTTACCGCGTGTACTACACCCAGCGCGGCAGACAGTGGGTGATTCTGCTGGCTGGCGGCGACAAGGGTTCACGGCAACGCGATATCGAGAAGGCCAGGGAGATTGCGCGTGCCTTGTAG
- a CDS encoding addiction module antidote protein has product MAIKKKVELKAFDVAEHLRTPEEMAAYLDACIAESDGDSAFIAKALGDIARAQGMSKVARAAGLSRESLYRALSGERSPDFATILKVTRALGVRLHASAA; this is encoded by the coding sequence ATGGCCATCAAGAAGAAAGTCGAACTCAAAGCATTTGACGTGGCCGAGCACCTTCGTACACCGGAGGAGATGGCGGCCTATCTCGATGCTTGCATCGCAGAAAGCGATGGCGATTCTGCGTTCATTGCCAAGGCGCTCGGCGACATCGCACGCGCTCAGGGGATGAGCAAGGTCGCGCGTGCGGCAGGCCTGTCGCGTGAGAGCCTGTATCGCGCACTGTCGGGCGAGCGCAGCCCCGATTTCGCGACCATCCTCAAAGTGACCCGCGCCCTGGGTGTGCGCCTGCATGCCAGCGCAGCATAG